The following proteins come from a genomic window of Streptomyces sp. Sge12:
- a CDS encoding N-acyl-D-amino-acid deacylase family protein translates to MDLVIRGARVVDGTGGPSYTADVAVHEGRIAGIGRIPGGARRTLDAHGLALAPGFVDMHAHSDLALLRDPDHRAKAAQGVTLEVIGQDGLSYAPVDERTLGEVRAAIAGWNGPGDDVDFDWRTVGEYLDRLDRGFDGEGIAVNAAYLVPQGTVRAHALGWDDRPATAAELDRMRQLVADGLAQGAVGLSSGLTYTPGMYATGAELTELCRVVARYGGYYCPHHRSYGHGALAAYAEMVALAREAGCALHLAHATMNFGENRGRAPELLALLDAALADGADITLDSYPYTPGCTTLVALLPGWANEGGPEAVLARLRDDTQSERIRRALEVEGSDGCHGVPVDWSTIEISGTADPALAPHVGTRVAGWETARRLLLDDRLAPTILQHVGHEENVRAIMRHRVHTGGSDGILQGAKPHPRAYGTFPHYLGHYVRELGLLPLEECVAHLAGRPAARLRLPDRGLVRTGYRADLVLFDPDTVAAGSTYERPRALPTGIPHVLIDGRFVMRDGRRTDVLAGRSVRRTAHDLR, encoded by the coding sequence GTGGACCTGGTCATCCGGGGGGCCCGCGTCGTCGACGGCACGGGCGGGCCCTCGTACACCGCGGACGTCGCCGTCCACGAGGGCCGGATCGCCGGCATCGGCCGCATCCCGGGCGGTGCGCGCCGGACCCTCGACGCGCACGGCCTCGCCCTCGCCCCGGGCTTCGTCGACATGCACGCCCACAGCGATCTCGCGCTGCTGCGCGACCCGGACCACCGCGCGAAGGCCGCACAGGGGGTGACCCTCGAAGTCATCGGCCAGGACGGCCTGTCGTACGCGCCCGTCGACGAGCGCACGCTCGGCGAGGTGCGGGCCGCCATCGCCGGCTGGAACGGCCCCGGTGACGACGTGGACTTCGACTGGCGCACGGTCGGCGAGTACCTCGACCGGCTGGACCGCGGCTTCGACGGCGAGGGCATCGCGGTCAACGCCGCCTACCTCGTCCCGCAGGGCACGGTCCGCGCCCACGCCCTCGGCTGGGACGACCGCCCGGCGACCGCCGCCGAGCTGGACCGGATGCGGCAGCTGGTCGCCGACGGCCTGGCACAGGGCGCCGTCGGGCTGTCCTCCGGCCTCACCTACACCCCCGGCATGTACGCCACCGGCGCCGAACTGACCGAGCTGTGCCGGGTCGTGGCCCGCTACGGCGGCTACTACTGCCCGCACCACCGCAGTTACGGCCACGGCGCGCTGGCCGCCTACGCGGAGATGGTCGCGCTCGCCCGGGAGGCCGGCTGCGCCCTGCACCTCGCGCACGCCACCATGAACTTCGGCGAGAACCGGGGCCGGGCCCCCGAACTGCTCGCCCTGCTCGACGCGGCCCTGGCCGACGGCGCCGACATCACCCTCGACAGCTACCCGTACACCCCCGGCTGCACCACCCTCGTCGCGCTCCTGCCCGGCTGGGCGAACGAGGGCGGCCCGGAGGCCGTCCTGGCCCGGCTGCGCGACGACACCCAGTCCGAGCGGATCCGCCGCGCGCTGGAGGTCGAGGGCTCCGACGGCTGCCACGGCGTCCCCGTCGACTGGTCGACGATCGAGATCTCCGGCACCGCCGATCCCGCCCTCGCCCCGCACGTGGGCACGCGCGTGGCCGGCTGGGAGACCGCCCGCCGGCTGCTGCTCGACGACCGGCTCGCGCCGACGATCCTCCAGCACGTCGGCCACGAGGAGAACGTCCGGGCGATCATGCGTCACCGGGTCCACACCGGCGGCTCCGACGGCATCCTCCAGGGCGCCAAGCCGCACCCGCGCGCCTACGGCACCTTCCCCCACTACCTGGGCCACTACGTCCGCGAACTCGGCCTGCTCCCGCTGGAGGAGTGCGTGGCGCACCTGGCCGGGCGTCCCGCGGCGCGCCTGCGGCTGCCCGACCGGGGCCTGGTCCGCACGGGGTACCGGGCCGACCTCGTCCTCTTCGACCCGGACACGGTCGCCGCGGGGTCCACGTACGAGCGGCCCCGCGCGCTGCCCACCGGTATCCCGCACGTTCTGATCGACGGGCGCTTCGTGATGCGCGACGGACGCCGGACGGACGTGCTCGCCGGACGGTCGGTGCGCCGAACCGCCCACGATCTTCGGTAG
- a CDS encoding YdcF family protein, which yields MVAFVLAALLFLSFCISVRQDRRRFSNAVLLGLTFLTAFSALFLQVGKLPTWAAVTVVALAFASPAFGILGLGVFLVRNGIIMIRKEGLRPANLLSMLAGLAIFALIALLVLVGVVGSPLLGGIAGTLTVVAGYVSFVFFCFLGYAFLYGRIKVRGDVDHVVMLGSGLVGGDRVPPLLASRLRKGQQIYEAQLARGGRPPLLLVSGGKGSDENVSEARAMADWLIAQGVPEQHVVLEERSTTTEENMLFSRDIMTAHDPAYRCVVVTNNFHAFRAAMLARKTGVNGQVLGSPTAKYYWPSATIREFVAIFWEHRVVNLSICALLTVFGALGTLAAVLV from the coding sequence ATGGTCGCCTTCGTCCTTGCCGCCCTGCTCTTCCTCTCCTTCTGCATAAGCGTCCGGCAGGACCGGCGGCGCTTCAGCAACGCCGTGCTCCTGGGGCTGACTTTCCTCACCGCGTTCTCCGCGCTGTTCCTCCAGGTCGGGAAGCTGCCCACCTGGGCGGCCGTGACGGTCGTCGCCCTCGCCTTCGCATCACCCGCGTTCGGCATCCTGGGGTTGGGCGTCTTCCTCGTCCGCAACGGCATCATCATGATCCGCAAGGAGGGCCTGCGGCCGGCCAACCTGCTGTCCATGCTCGCGGGCCTCGCGATCTTCGCGCTGATCGCGCTGCTGGTCCTCGTCGGCGTGGTCGGCTCGCCCCTCCTCGGCGGCATCGCCGGAACGCTCACCGTGGTCGCCGGCTACGTCTCCTTCGTCTTCTTCTGCTTCCTCGGCTACGCCTTCCTCTACGGCCGGATCAAGGTCCGCGGCGACGTCGACCACGTGGTCATGCTGGGCTCGGGCCTCGTCGGCGGGGACCGCGTGCCGCCGCTGCTGGCCTCCCGCCTGCGCAAGGGGCAGCAGATCTACGAGGCCCAGCTGGCCCGCGGCGGCCGGCCGCCGCTCCTCCTCGTGTCGGGCGGCAAGGGCTCGGACGAGAACGTCTCCGAGGCCAGGGCGATGGCCGACTGGCTGATCGCGCAGGGCGTGCCCGAGCAGCACGTCGTACTGGAGGAGCGCTCCACCACGACCGAGGAGAACATGCTCTTCAGCCGGGACATCATGACGGCGCACGACCCGGCCTACCGGTGCGTGGTGGTCACCAACAACTTCCACGCCTTCCGGGCGGCGATGCTGGCCCGCAAGACCGGCGTCAACGGCCAGGTCCTGGGCTCCCCCACCGCGAAGTACTACTGGCCGAGCGCCACCATCCGCGAGTTCGTCGCGATCTTCTGGGAGCACCGGGTCGTGAACCTGTCGATCTGCGCCCTGCTCACCGTGTTCGGGGCGCTCGGCACGCTGGCGGCGGTCCTCGTCTGA
- a CDS encoding carbohydrate-binding protein, with amino-acid sequence MPKRHARAACTALAAAGLLLAATGGATADSAPAAPSAAVTLRTADAPPELLAAMQRDLGLTPTQAKARLAHEAEAGATAARLRDRLGAAFAGAWVDGADAAILTVATTRAADTAAIRATGARAKLVTRTLADLDADRAALDRAAGPATPVRYVDPRSNTLVVEETEAGAAAALLAATGTGADRVTVVRTAEAPRPLYDLRGGDAYYMNGSGRCSVGFPVTKGATNGFATAGHCGRAGTTTSGFNQVAQGSFQASVFPGNDMAWVAANTQWTATPYVKGSGGANVQVTGSVLQPVGASVCRSGSTTGWHCGTIQQHNTSVTYPEGTISGVTRTTVCAEPGDSGGSYISGSQAQGVTSGGSGNCSSGGTTFFQPLNPILSAYGLTLKVSGSDPGPGPGPGEPEPGGTWKAGTVYAAGATVTHGGASYRCIQGHQAQTGWEPPNVPALWQRV; translated from the coding sequence ATGCCCAAGCGACACGCCCGCGCGGCGTGTACCGCCCTGGCCGCGGCCGGGCTGCTGCTGGCCGCCACCGGCGGCGCCACCGCCGATTCCGCCCCCGCCGCACCCTCCGCGGCGGTCACCCTGCGTACCGCGGACGCCCCGCCCGAGCTGCTCGCCGCCATGCAGCGCGACCTCGGCCTGACCCCCACGCAGGCCAAGGCGCGCCTCGCCCACGAGGCCGAGGCGGGGGCCACCGCCGCCCGGCTGCGGGACCGGCTCGGCGCCGCCTTCGCCGGGGCGTGGGTGGACGGCGCCGACGCCGCCATCCTCACCGTGGCCACCACCCGGGCCGCCGACACCGCCGCGATACGGGCCACCGGCGCCCGGGCGAAGCTGGTCACCCGCACCCTGGCCGACCTGGATGCCGACCGGGCCGCACTGGACCGGGCCGCCGGCCCCGCGACCCCGGTCCGCTACGTCGACCCGCGCTCCAACACCCTGGTCGTCGAGGAGACCGAGGCGGGGGCGGCGGCCGCGCTGCTGGCCGCCACCGGGACCGGCGCCGACCGGGTCACGGTGGTCCGTACGGCCGAGGCCCCCCGCCCGCTGTACGACCTGCGCGGCGGGGACGCGTACTACATGAACGGCAGCGGCCGCTGCTCCGTGGGCTTCCCCGTGACCAAGGGCGCCACGAACGGCTTCGCCACCGCCGGGCACTGCGGCCGCGCCGGGACCACCACCAGCGGCTTCAACCAGGTCGCCCAGGGGTCGTTCCAGGCCTCGGTCTTCCCCGGCAACGACATGGCCTGGGTGGCCGCGAACACCCAGTGGACCGCCACCCCCTACGTGAAGGGCAGCGGCGGGGCGAACGTCCAGGTCACCGGTTCCGTGCTGCAGCCCGTCGGAGCCTCGGTGTGCCGTTCCGGATCGACCACCGGATGGCACTGCGGCACGATCCAGCAGCACAACACCAGCGTCACCTACCCCGAGGGCACCATCTCCGGCGTGACCCGCACGACGGTCTGCGCCGAGCCCGGCGACTCGGGCGGCTCCTACATCTCCGGGAGCCAGGCGCAGGGCGTCACCTCGGGCGGCTCCGGCAACTGCTCCAGCGGCGGCACCACCTTCTTCCAGCCGCTGAACCCGATCCTGTCGGCGTACGGCCTCACCCTCAAGGTCAGCGGCAGCGACCCGGGCCCGGGCCCCGGGCCCGGCGAGCCCGAGCCCGGCGGCACGTGGAAGGCGGGCACCGTCTACGCGGCCGGCGCCACCGTCACCCACGGCGGCGCGAGCTACCGCTGCATCCAGGGGCACCAGGCCCAGACGGGCTGGGAGCCGCCGAACGTCCCGGCGCTCTGGCAGCGGGTCTGA
- a CDS encoding LysR family transcriptional regulator, with protein sequence MDLELRHLKIVRAVADAGSLTRAATALGLAQPALSTQLKRIERALGGTLFVRGREGVRATALGELVLERARVLLPAVCELQEDAQRFARQGTPGHRLGGTHGPLLGGLVDRLAHREPGVPVTTYTSWSEKDIAGSVAEGRLDFALVGVCGESAPPEPGRLAWMEVARDPVHVMLAEDHPLALAPRAEIELAELAAEAWTDVPGDGCFGDCFAAACVRAGFTPACVYETDTASCVHLVQVGRAVGLCRATFPMTPGVVTRPLAGTPLMWRHLLGWHPAARAAARAAEVLEHARAAHAQALEGSAGGPPPGRRAADDPAPGGDPGAELRQHPYRAEAAGRTRVPARPSMKAPGTRGPGTYGR encoded by the coding sequence ATGGATCTGGAGCTGAGACACCTCAAGATCGTCCGGGCCGTCGCCGACGCCGGGAGCCTGACCCGGGCCGCCACCGCGCTCGGCCTCGCGCAGCCCGCGCTCAGTACACAGCTGAAGCGCATCGAGCGCGCGCTGGGCGGGACCCTGTTCGTGCGCGGCCGCGAGGGCGTACGGGCCACCGCGCTCGGGGAGCTGGTGCTGGAGCGGGCCCGGGTGCTGCTGCCCGCCGTGTGCGAGCTGCAGGAGGACGCCCAGCGCTTCGCCCGGCAGGGGACGCCGGGCCACCGCCTCGGCGGCACGCACGGGCCGCTGCTCGGCGGGCTCGTGGACCGGCTCGCGCACCGGGAACCGGGGGTGCCCGTCACCACGTACACCTCCTGGTCCGAGAAGGACATCGCCGGGAGCGTCGCCGAGGGGCGCCTGGACTTCGCGCTGGTCGGCGTCTGCGGGGAGAGCGCACCGCCCGAGCCGGGGCGGCTGGCCTGGATGGAGGTGGCGCGCGATCCCGTGCACGTGATGCTCGCCGAGGACCATCCCCTCGCCCTGGCCCCGCGCGCGGAGATCGAGCTCGCCGAGCTGGCGGCCGAGGCCTGGACGGACGTCCCCGGCGACGGGTGCTTCGGCGACTGCTTCGCCGCGGCCTGCGTGCGCGCCGGGTTCACGCCCGCCTGCGTCTACGAGACCGACACCGCCTCCTGCGTGCACCTGGTGCAGGTGGGGCGGGCCGTCGGGCTGTGCCGGGCCACCTTCCCGATGACCCCCGGGGTGGTCACCCGGCCGCTCGCCGGGACACCGCTGATGTGGCGGCACCTGCTGGGGTGGCATCCCGCGGCGCGTGCCGCGGCCCGGGCCGCGGAGGTACTGGAGCACGCCCGGGCCGCGCACGCGCAGGCCCTGGAGGGATCGGCCGGCGGGCCGCCGCCGGGGCGGCGGGCAGCGGACGACCCCGCCCCGGGGGGCGACCCCGGGGCGGAGCTTCGGCAGCATCCGTATCGCGCTGAAGCCGCGGGCCGCACCCGGGTACCGGCGCGCCCGAGCATGAAGGCGCCGGGTACCCGAGGGCCGGGCACCTACGGCAGATAG
- a CDS encoding nitroreductase/quinone reductase family protein, protein MHALDVDWEHPTDPRPGPRLDHVRAYVTTAGADGHLWHGVPTLLLTTLDRDSGRTLRTPLIYCEDTGRHLVLASADGAPEHPRWYRNLTAHPEVRLQVGAASFMARARTATPGEREMYWEMMTALWPPFEDDRAAARPREIPLVILEHTD, encoded by the coding sequence ATGCACGCACTCGACGTCGACTGGGAACACCCCACCGACCCGCGCCCCGGCCCCCGGCTCGACCACGTCCGCGCCTACGTGACCACCGCCGGAGCCGACGGGCACCTCTGGCACGGGGTACCCACCCTCCTGCTCACCACGCTCGACCGCGACAGCGGCCGCACCCTGCGCACCCCGCTGATCTACTGCGAGGACACCGGCCGCCACCTCGTCCTGGCCTCCGCCGACGGCGCCCCCGAGCACCCCCGCTGGTACCGGAACCTCACCGCCCACCCGGAGGTCCGCCTCCAGGTCGGCGCCGCGTCCTTCATGGCGCGGGCGCGCACCGCCACGCCCGGCGAGCGGGAGATGTACTGGGAGATGATGACGGCCCTGTGGCCCCCGTTCGAGGACGACCGCGCCGCGGCCCGGCCCCGTGAGATCCCGCTGGTGATCCTGGAGCACACGGACTGA
- a CDS encoding GNAT family N-acetyltransferase, with protein sequence MEYRYATEADAPAMAELFAANHHDALTERQRAEQGFVQGRFDVGALRAMAGARELLVADDAGRIAGLLALSVPTALADPPPPVAGLLGAQGVLEWQGRPLAEARWLLYGPVVVDSAYRGRGVARALFTMAVAAASERADVVVAFIEAGNVPSWKVHVDGFGMVPLGEFVAGGRTYGAVAAPTF encoded by the coding sequence ATGGAGTACCGGTACGCCACCGAGGCCGATGCGCCCGCCATGGCGGAGCTCTTCGCCGCCAACCACCACGACGCGCTGACCGAGCGGCAGCGGGCGGAGCAGGGGTTCGTGCAGGGCCGGTTCGACGTCGGCGCGCTGCGGGCGATGGCCGGCGCGCGCGAGCTGCTGGTCGCGGACGACGCGGGCCGGATCGCCGGCCTCCTCGCGCTCTCCGTGCCCACGGCCCTGGCCGATCCGCCGCCACCGGTCGCGGGCCTGCTCGGGGCGCAGGGCGTCCTGGAGTGGCAGGGGCGGCCCCTGGCCGAGGCGCGGTGGCTGCTCTACGGGCCGGTCGTGGTCGACTCCGCGTACCGGGGTCGCGGCGTGGCCCGGGCGTTGTTCACCATGGCGGTGGCGGCCGCCTCGGAGCGCGCCGACGTCGTGGTCGCCTTCATCGAGGCCGGGAACGTGCCGTCCTGGAAGGTGCACGTCGACGGCTTCGGCATGGTCCCGCTGGGCGAGTTCGTCGCGGGCGGGCGCACGTACGGGGCGGTGGCCGCGCCGACGTTCTGA
- a CDS encoding pyridoxal phosphate-dependent aminotransferase → MQVIQSTKLANVCYEIRGPVLEEAMRLEAAGHRILKLNTGNPAAFGFECPPEILEDMLRNLGSAHGYGDAKGLLSARRAVMQHYQTKGIDLDVEDIYLGNGVSELIQMSMQALLDDGDEVLVPAPDYPLWTASVSLAGGTAVHYRCDEQSDWMPDLADIERKVTDRTKAIVIINPNNPTGAVYDEEMLRGLTDIARRHNLVVCSDEIYDRILYDGAVHHNTAAIAPDLLTLTFNGLSKNYRVAGYRAGWMAVCGPKKHASCYIEGLTVLANMRLCANMPSQYAVATALGGRQSIEDLVLPGGRILEQRNVAYDLLTKIPGVTCVKPKGALYAFPKLDPSVYKIKDDRQMVLDLLRAEKIMVVHGTGFNWPEPDHFRIVTLPNAKDLADAVTRIGNFLDGYSQL, encoded by the coding sequence ATGCAGGTGATCCAGTCAACCAAACTCGCCAATGTCTGTTACGAGATCCGCGGCCCCGTGCTCGAAGAGGCGATGCGGCTCGAAGCAGCAGGTCATCGCATCCTCAAGCTCAACACGGGCAACCCCGCGGCCTTCGGCTTCGAGTGCCCGCCGGAGATCCTTGAGGACATGCTCCGCAACCTGGGCTCCGCCCACGGTTACGGCGACGCGAAGGGGCTGCTCTCCGCGCGCCGCGCGGTCATGCAGCACTACCAGACCAAGGGCATCGACCTGGACGTCGAGGACATCTACCTCGGCAACGGCGTCTCCGAGCTGATCCAGATGTCGATGCAGGCGCTGCTCGACGACGGCGACGAGGTCCTGGTCCCCGCGCCGGACTACCCGCTGTGGACCGCCTCCGTCTCCCTCGCCGGCGGCACGGCCGTGCACTACCGCTGCGACGAGCAGTCCGACTGGATGCCCGACCTCGCCGACATCGAGCGCAAGGTCACCGATCGCACCAAGGCGATCGTCATCATCAACCCGAACAACCCGACCGGCGCCGTCTACGACGAAGAGATGCTGCGCGGGCTGACGGACATCGCGCGCCGCCACAACCTGGTCGTCTGCTCGGACGAGATCTACGACCGGATCCTGTACGACGGCGCCGTGCACCACAACACCGCCGCCATCGCCCCCGACCTGCTGACGCTGACCTTCAACGGGCTCTCGAAGAACTACCGCGTCGCCGGCTACCGGGCCGGCTGGATGGCGGTCTGCGGCCCCAAGAAGCACGCCTCCTGCTACATCGAGGGCCTCACGGTCCTGGCGAACATGCGCCTGTGCGCGAACATGCCCTCGCAGTACGCCGTGGCCACCGCGCTCGGCGGCCGGCAGTCCATCGAGGACCTGGTCCTGCCCGGCGGGCGGATCCTGGAGCAGCGCAACGTCGCGTACGACCTGCTCACCAAGATCCCGGGCGTCACGTGCGTGAAGCCGAAGGGCGCACTGTACGCGTTCCCCAAGCTGGACCCGTCCGTCTACAAGATCAAGGACGACCGGCAGATGGTCCTCGACCTGCTGCGGGCCGAGAAGATCATGGTGGTGCACGGTACGGGCTTCAACTGGCCCGAGCCCGACCACTTCCGGATCGTGACCCTGCCGAACGCCAAGGACCTGGCCGACGCGGTGACCCGGATCGGGAACTTCCTCGACGGTTACAGCCAGCTGTAG
- a CDS encoding SCO4983 family protein — MYEPIRTKPVVHRMGTAPAEYPHSSRAEALDIQLAGHLAALLAVTDELGLDESAAEIAAQVARLRGAQPARAPRHSAEDAAALHQRAHDLAARALLVAASRADTTVAILAAERMDAHAAALKSTDLAGAL, encoded by the coding sequence ATGTACGAGCCGATCCGCACGAAGCCGGTCGTCCACCGCATGGGCACCGCTCCGGCCGAGTACCCGCACAGCAGCCGCGCCGAAGCGCTGGACATCCAGCTCGCCGGCCACCTCGCCGCCCTTCTCGCCGTCACCGACGAGCTCGGGCTCGACGAGAGCGCGGCCGAGATCGCCGCGCAGGTCGCGCGACTGCGCGGGGCCCAGCCCGCCCGCGCGCCGCGGCACTCCGCCGAGGACGCCGCCGCGCTGCACCAGCGCGCCCACGACCTCGCCGCCCGCGCGCTCCTCGTCGCCGCGTCCCGCGCCGACACCACCGTCGCGATCCTCGCCGCGGAGCGCATGGACGCGCACGCCGCCGCCCTGAAGTCCACGGACCTGGCCGGCGCCCTCTAG
- a CDS encoding RDD family protein, with product MSFGDPNNPYGQQPPQGQPGHPQQAPQGVPPQYGYPQQPPQGAAPQYGYPQQAPPPYGAYPPPGMHAPGMPGSGMPPLAHWGLRVGAYLLDLLIIAGPMYALVGLAAALGGNESGQAIAGIFSILGFLYLIGMAFYQLYREGSTGQSFGKKIVGISLHREADGATIGFGMAFVRKLAHFLDGIACYIGYLWPLWDEKKQTFADKVCSTVVIKVNNNG from the coding sequence ATGAGCTTCGGCGATCCGAACAATCCCTACGGCCAGCAGCCCCCGCAGGGCCAGCCCGGCCACCCGCAGCAGGCCCCGCAGGGTGTCCCCCCGCAGTACGGCTACCCGCAGCAACCGCCGCAGGGCGCCGCCCCGCAGTACGGCTACCCCCAGCAGGCCCCGCCGCCGTACGGCGCCTACCCGCCGCCGGGGATGCACGCGCCGGGCATGCCGGGCTCGGGGATGCCGCCGCTGGCCCACTGGGGTCTGCGCGTCGGCGCGTACCTGCTCGACCTGCTGATCATCGCGGGTCCGATGTACGCGCTGGTCGGTCTCGCCGCGGCCCTCGGCGGCAACGAGTCGGGTCAGGCGATCGCCGGCATCTTCAGCATCCTCGGCTTCCTGTACCTCATCGGCATGGCCTTCTACCAGCTGTACCGGGAGGGCTCCACCGGCCAGTCCTTCGGCAAGAAGATCGTCGGCATCAGCCTGCACCGTGAGGCTGACGGGGCGACGATCGGCTTCGGCATGGCGTTCGTCCGCAAGCTGGCGCACTTCCTCGACGGCATCGCCTGCTACATCGGCTACCTGTGGCCGCTGTGGGACGAGAAGAAGCAGACCTTCGCGGACAAGGTGTGCAGCACCGTCGTCATCAAGGTGAACAACAACGGCTGA
- a CDS encoding substrate-binding domain-containing protein: MRRILGIVLGLLLIGGVLYVVAFQGKGHPETTATKTVRGVIGSEKSEFFRDPDVVKTLAAKGYTVKTETSGSWAMDQLALKEFDFAFPSSSEPAKEVAAAAGLKGAQETKPFFSPLVVIARPGAARVLADNGLARMTGKNSGTLLMGPYLKAAGEDRTWQQLPGSAAHAELTGTVFIKTTDPASSNSGALFLAATSNVANGNTVVADEAGIARTAPLMRKLISVQGALEPSTDDPFRAFISGSGEPLILVYESQVASLLMQHQDPGDMVVLYPDTTVNSAHTFVPLTEQAKELGSLLATDPKLRELAVLHGFRPQEGVAEFTAATAPHTAYLNTGLTGIRQVGTPTVKILMALARRAKGQGDTP, translated from the coding sequence GTGAGACGCATCCTAGGAATCGTCCTGGGCCTCCTCCTGATCGGCGGCGTGCTCTACGTCGTCGCGTTCCAGGGGAAGGGTCACCCAGAAACCACGGCAACGAAGACCGTGCGTGGCGTCATCGGCTCGGAGAAGTCCGAATTCTTCCGCGACCCCGACGTCGTCAAGACCCTTGCCGCCAAGGGTTACACCGTGAAGACGGAGACCTCCGGCTCCTGGGCGATGGACCAACTCGCCCTCAAGGAGTTCGACTTCGCCTTCCCCAGCAGCAGTGAACCCGCCAAGGAGGTCGCGGCCGCCGCCGGGCTCAAGGGAGCCCAGGAGACCAAGCCCTTCTTCTCCCCGCTCGTCGTCATCGCCCGGCCGGGCGCCGCCCGGGTGCTGGCCGACAACGGCCTCGCCCGGATGACCGGCAAGAACTCCGGGACCCTGCTCATGGGCCCCTACCTCAAGGCCGCCGGCGAGGACCGCACCTGGCAGCAGCTGCCGGGCTCCGCGGCGCACGCCGAGCTGACCGGCACGGTGTTCATCAAGACCACCGACCCGGCCTCCTCCAACTCCGGCGCCCTCTTCCTCGCCGCCACGTCCAATGTCGCGAACGGCAACACCGTGGTCGCCGACGAGGCCGGCATCGCCCGCACCGCGCCCCTGATGCGCAAGCTGATCTCCGTCCAGGGCGCGCTGGAGCCCAGCACCGACGACCCGTTCCGGGCCTTCATCAGCGGCAGCGGCGAACCGCTGATCCTGGTGTACGAGTCCCAGGTGGCCTCGCTGCTGATGCAGCACCAGGATCCGGGCGACATGGTCGTGCTCTACCCGGACACCACCGTCAACTCGGCGCACACCTTCGTGCCGCTGACCGAGCAGGCGAAGGAGCTGGGCTCCCTCCTCGCCACCGATCCCAAGCTGCGCGAGCTGGCCGTGCTCCACGGGTTCCGCCCGCAGGAGGGCGTGGCCGAGTTCACCGCGGCGACCGCACCGCACACCGCCTACCTCAACACGGGTCTGACCGGCATCCGCCAGGTCGGCACACCCACCGTCAAGATCCTGATGGCGCTGGCCCGGCGCGCCAAGGGCCAGGGGGACACGCCATGA
- a CDS encoding toxic anion resistance protein has translation MTLTPPEDTSFHLSPPEPVAPVRREQAAGLVPLQDGVREEMARRAGEYVGSLAAIDARSPEFAQRIGEIAGLGSADIRTAAQQSNRMLERTVRSLGSDGGGDAQARVAGSLVELRRTVEDLDPRDTPGKGFKGILSKLGGNRFRDHVAKYASSQATLNRIVGALRSGQDELRRDNAALHTERSRLWETMGKLQEYAVLTEALDGAVEQRIAEAEHTDPGAADAMRADVLFPVRQKHQDLLTQLAVCAQGYLAMDVVRRNNDELIKGVDRAATTTVSALRIAVMLASALDNQRKVIEQVNALKGTTEELIRGNAEMLSTQSGEIQRIAADPAVGVETLRTAFAQIYRTLDAIDAFKVQAAQNMAATVESLAGELQTASAHLARTRTADALEGGSR, from the coding sequence ATGACACTGACACCGCCCGAGGACACGTCCTTCCACCTGAGCCCTCCGGAGCCCGTCGCCCCCGTACGCAGGGAACAGGCCGCCGGGCTGGTTCCGCTCCAGGACGGCGTCCGTGAGGAGATGGCCCGCCGGGCCGGGGAGTACGTGGGCTCGCTCGCCGCGATCGACGCCCGCTCCCCCGAGTTCGCCCAGCGCATCGGCGAGATAGCCGGACTCGGCTCGGCCGACATCCGTACCGCCGCCCAGCAGTCCAACCGGATGCTGGAGCGGACCGTGCGCTCGCTGGGCTCCGACGGCGGCGGCGACGCCCAGGCGCGCGTCGCCGGGTCGCTGGTCGAGCTGCGCCGCACCGTCGAGGACCTCGATCCGCGGGACACGCCGGGCAAGGGCTTCAAGGGGATCCTCTCGAAGCTGGGCGGCAACAGGTTCCGCGACCACGTCGCGAAGTACGCCTCCTCGCAGGCCACCCTCAACAGGATCGTGGGCGCGCTGCGCAGCGGCCAGGACGAGCTGCGCCGCGACAACGCGGCCCTGCACACCGAGCGTTCGCGCCTGTGGGAGACCATGGGCAAGCTCCAGGAGTACGCCGTCCTCACCGAGGCCCTGGACGGTGCTGTCGAGCAGCGGATCGCCGAGGCGGAACACACCGATCCGGGGGCGGCCGACGCGATGCGCGCGGACGTGCTCTTCCCGGTCCGGCAGAAGCACCAGGACCTGCTGACGCAGCTGGCCGTGTGCGCGCAGGGCTATCTGGCGATGGACGTGGTCCGGCGCAACAACGACGAGCTGATCAAGGGCGTCGACCGGGCCGCCACCACCACCGTGTCCGCGCTGCGGATCGCGGTGATGCTGGCTTCGGCCCTCGACAACCAGCGCAAGGTGATCGAGCAGGTCAACGCCCTGAAGGGGACCACCGAGGAGCTGATCCGGGGCAACGCGGAGATGCTGTCCACGCAGAGCGGTGAGATCCAGCGGATCGCGGCCGATCCGGCGGTGGGCGTGGAGACGCTGCGGACGGCTTTCGCGCAGATCTACCGGACGCTGGACGCGATCGACGCGTTCAAGGTGCAGGCGGCACAGAACATGGCGGCGACGGTGGAGTCGCTGGCCGGGGAGTTGCAGACGGCGTCGGCGCACCTCGCGAGGACGCGGACCGCCGATGCGCTCGAGGGGGGTTCCCGGTGA